One genomic window of Anthonomus grandis grandis chromosome 3, icAntGran1.3, whole genome shotgun sequence includes the following:
- the LOC126734259 gene encoding uncharacterized protein LOC126734259 yields the protein MTNKKQRSNVGLNDSSQERSKAQVEEYNILVAQRDALTNEISRFQTFLENKCIDLDNPRDNPILKIDLSTRLTNIEPILSEFKIIQLKIEQLCLANDFEESDSQEQERTEFENLFYGTVSNAKATLERVDKIINASVQPDLSSIPHLPTFQSIYPYGPRLPPIPLPKFNGSYEAWTNFKDTFLSLIDKSTQINNVEKFYYLQSTLQGEAAQIISSLAATEHSYATAWSLLQERYENKKAIIHSHIKCIFELPVIKDESHIQLRKFLDLFQTHFKSLQNLGETVKQWCTPVIYLLNSKLDFSTRKEWETFTKDIEIPTIQDFLTFLSQRCCFLESLDFKLNNKKFPSKFEKSYERKTLITQNALRSCPNVVCPMCKDTHFIYSCKKFLELSVSSRFFEARKANLCTNCLRPGHRHRECHSTNSCRRCQARHHTLLHRESNQDPNYDSNIHLTGKPHQSQSRYMQPNLLQPKRETNSNYTSTFNSGQHMMQGNNANHQSHVTASKHAPFSPGSQQQNTINHSLMCETPNVPLSHNSGYSDLPSTSQATQNLYCASQNPNSFVLLSTASLCIYDKNHKPIICKAILDNGSQSNFISEKLFKLLNIPYQSVNMSVSGIGPDVTNLTKRVQLQIKSMVNNFSAKIPALVINKITELTPQIPIDISSIKLPADIILADSSFHTPSEVHLLIGAGLFYNILCSRQIKTGNGNPILQETQLGWAVSGPLSLLANVSYASSYKTHSQSLFCTNDLQGCLEKFWLTEETTQQVPHVLSKEELECEDHFQETTHQDLTGRFIVKLPTKPNVFNLGDSLQPALKRFYSLEQKFNKHPEIKKLYIDFIKEYISLGHMSEIQPNQSIDSKYPCYYLPHHCVEKVDSTTTRLRVVFDASCVSSTGLSLNDTLKIGPNIQNDLFSIIVKFRKHNYVLIGDIAKMYRQVLLEPCQRNLQRIIWRDNPNENIRHFTLNTVTYGMASSSYLATRCLKEISNRSKNNYPHESQVLRTDCYVDDIASGTDTKEELIVLGKNLVALLKKFGFDLRKFCSNDPEVLSELSPNASLDTHFILNDEHSTKTLGISWNPRQDLFIYTSTINSNSKPVTKRTILSLISQIFDPLGLLGPMIVQIKLLLQKLWLLKVDWDDPVPTDVFRTWKNFTYHLSLVDYFRIPRQVTIKNAIFLELHGFCDSSINAFGASIYVRLIDPLGNIAVNLLCAKSRVAPLKAATLPHLELCGALVLSRLMKKALNALDCNPDKINFYTDSTIVLCWISLEPRQLKTYVCN from the coding sequence atgacaaacaaAAAGCAAAGAAGTAATGTCGGTCTAAATGACTCATCCCAGGAGCGGTCTAAAGCTCAGGTAGAGGAATATAATATTCTTGTAGCTCAACGCGATGCACTAACAAATGAAATAAGTagatttcaaacatttttagagAATAAATGTATAGATTTAGACAATCCTCGAGATAAccctatattaaaaatagatttgaGCACCCGTTTAACTAATATTGAGCCCATTCTtagtgaatttaaaattattcagcTAAAAATTGAGCAATTGTGCTTGGCTAATGATTTCGAAGAATCAGATAGCCAAGAGCAAGAGCGTactgaatttgaaaatttattttatggaacTGTATCCAATGCCAAAGCAACTCTAGAAAGagttgataaaattattaatgcaagtGTGCAGCCAGACTTAAGCTCAATCCCACATTTACCCACCTTTCAATCAATATATCCATATGGTCCTCGTTTGCCCCCTATACCCCTACCTAAATTTAATGGTTCTTATGAGGCATGGACCAACTTTAAGGACACATTTCTCTCTTTAATAGATAAAAGTACACAAATTAACAATgtggaaaaattttattatttacagtcTACCCTACAGGGAGAGGCAGCTCAAATCATTAGCTCATTGGCAGCTACCGAGCATAGTTATGCTACAGCATGGTCTTTATTGCAAGaaagatatgaaaataaaaaggcaatCATACATTCCCAcattaaatgcatttttgaatTGCCTGTTATCAAAGACGAATCCCACATTCAGCTACGAAAATTCTTAGACCTATTCCAAACCCACTTTAAATCTTTACAAAACCTCGGGGAAACAGTAAAACAATGGTGCACGCCTGTCATATATCTGTTGAACTCAAAACTAGATTTTTCAACCCGAAAGGAATGGGAAACTTTCACTAAAGATATTGAAATCCCAACAATCCAggattttttaacattcttatctCAGCGATGTTGCTTTTTAGAATCTTTggattttaaactaaataataaaaagtttccTAGTAAGTTTGAAAAATCCTATGAACGTAAAACTTTAATAACCCAAAATGCTCTACGCTCATGCCCTAATGTAGTGTGTCCCATGTGTAAAGATACACATTTTATCTATTCATGCAAAAAGTTTTTAGAGTTGTCTGTATCAAGTAGGTTTTTTGAGGCAAGGAAAGCAAATCTATGCACAAACTGCTTGCGTCCAGGCCACAGACATAGAGAATGTCATTCAACAAACAGTTGTAGAAGATGTCAAGCGAGGCATCATACCCTCTTACATAGAGAATCTAATCAGGATCCTAATTACGATTCTAATATCCACTTAACTGGTAAACCTCATCAATCCCAATCAAGATATATGCAACCTAACCTTTTACAGCCTAAACGAGAAACAAACTCAAATTATACAAGTACTTTCAATTCTGGACAGCATATGATGCAAGGCAATAACGCCAATCATCAATCTCATGTAACCGCATCGAAGCATGCACCCTTTAGTCCTGGTAGCCAACAACAAAATACAATCAATCATAGTCTTATGTGTGAAACCCCAAATGTACCCCTCTCCCATAATTCGGGGTATTCAGATTTACCCAGTACAAGCCAAGCAACCCAAAACCTGTATTGTGCCAGCCAAAATCCCAACTCATTTGTTCTTCTTTCTACAGCATCCTTATGTATTTATGACAAAAACCACAAACCCATTATTTGCAAAGCCATTTTGGATAATGGTAGCCAATCAAACTTTATTAGTGAAAAATTATTCAAGCTATTAAATATACCATACCAATCTGTGAATATGTCAGTCTCTGGCATAGGCCCTGACGTCACAAACCTCACTAAACGAGTCCAGTTACAAATAAAGTCCATGGTCAATAATTTTTCGGCTAAAATCCCAGCTTTGGTGATTAATAAAATCACAGAGCTTACACCTCAAATTCCCATTGACATTTCTAGCATAAAACTACCCGCTGACATCATTCTTGCTGATTCAAGCTTTCACACCCCTTCGGAGGTTCATCTTCTGATAGGAGctggtttattttataatatactttGCTCTAGGCAAATAAAAACTGGCAATGGCAATCCCATTCTACAGGAGACCCAGCTTGGATGGGCAGTAAGCGGACCACTTTCTTTACTGGCAAATGTTTCCTATGCATCATCGTATAAAACCCATAGCCAATCATTGTTTTGCACCAATGACCTCCAAGGCTGTCTTGAAAAATTTTGGTTGACAGAAGAAACCACTCAGCAAGTACCCCATGTCCTCTCTAAAGAAGAGCTCGAATGTGAAGATCATTTTCAAGAAACCACTCATCAGGACTTAACAGGTCGCTTCATAGTAAAATTACCTACTAAACCCAATGTTTTTAATCTAGGTGACTCTCTGCAGCCTGCTTTAAAGAGATTCTATTCTCTGGAGCAGAAATTTAACAAGCacccagaaattaaaaaattatacatagattttattaaagaatatatcTCTTTGGGCCACATGTCTGAAATACAACCTAATCAATCAATTGATTCTAAGTATCCATGCTATTATCTTCCACACCACTGTGTCGAAAAAGTTGATAGCACCACAACCCGTTTAAGAGTAGTCTTTGATGCCTCTTGCGTCTCAAGCACGGGCCTATCCCTGAACGACACCCTTAAAATAGGTCCTAATATTCAAAACGATTTGTTCTCCATCATTGTGAAATTCCGTAAACACAATTATGTTCTTATCGGTGACATCGCCAAGATGTATCGCCAGGTTTTACTAGAACCATGTCAACGCAACCTTCAGCGTATAATATGGCGGGACAACCCCAACGAAAATATTCGACATTTTACCTTAAATACTGTCACTTATGGTATGGCAAGTTCCTCCTATTTAGCTACTCGCTGTCTCAAGGAAATTTCTAATCGTTCTAAAAACAACTACCCCCATGAAAGTCAAGTGTTACGTACGGACTGCTACGTTGACGATATCGCGTCAGGAACTGATACCAAAGAAGAGCTTATCGTCCTTGGAAAGAATCTTGTTGCTCTTCTTAAGAAATTTGGATTTGACTTAAGAAAGTTTTGCTCAAATGACCCCGAAGTGTTATCAGAGTTAAGCCCAAATGCATCTCTTGACACACATTTTATTCTGAATGATGAGCATAGTACAAAAACCCTTGGGATATCCTGGAATCCCAGacaagatttatttatatacactTCAACCATAAACTCCAATTCTAAACCAGTAACAAAAAGAACCATTCTTTCCTTaatttctcaaatatttgaCCCGTTGGGCCTCTTAGGTCCCATGATAGTTCAAATAAAGCTGCTCTTACAAAAGTTATGGCTTCTCAAGGTCGATTGGGACGATCCTGTTCCCACAGATGTTTTTCGAACttggaaaaattttacttatcATCTATCTTTAGTAGACTACTTTCGAATTCCTCGACAAGTAAccatcaaaaatgcaattttcttaGAGCTCCATGGATTTTGTGACTCCTCAATAAATGCCTTTGGAGCATCTATCTATGTGCGTTTAATCGACCCACTTGGCAACATTGCAGTCAACCTCTTATGTGCTAAAAGTCGAGTAGCTCCCCTAAAGGCTGCAACCTTACCCCATCTCGAGCTTTGCGGAGCTCTAGTTTTATCACGATTGATGAAGAAGGCTCTAAATGCCCTAGATTGCAACCcagacaaaataaatttttataccgACTCTACCATAGTTCTCTGTTGGATTTCTTTGGAACCTCGCCAGTTAAAGACTTATGTGTGCAACTGA